A stretch of the Sulfurimonas sp. HSL3-1 genome encodes the following:
- a CDS encoding YihY family inner membrane protein yields MQENIHRYSWKRFRRHARYYWNQLLDSELTYYASSLSFYTIFTVIPLLMIILSIAVTMPSFQEYYADLKTFLIENLLPVQSEQISQYIDEFLSNAVKLSVVGSVMIVVASMLFFENYEYIVNKVFHTKRRSIWQSVTTYWTLVTLSPIAFGLSIYLSTRAAAVLGEYGATAWFNLVSIFPYIIVWMLFFIIYKISPNTNVDTKAAFITSFIIAAVWTLAKNGFVYYIFYNKTYSTVYGSFSIVLFTFIWIYTSWIIFVYGLKLCYLIDRAYKYRRGQKGQEHFDRLGWKRKQA; encoded by the coding sequence ATGCAAGAGAACATCCACCGCTACTCCTGGAAACGCTTCAGGCGGCACGCCCGCTACTACTGGAACCAGCTCCTTGACTCCGAGCTGACCTACTACGCTTCGAGCCTCAGCTTCTACACGATCTTCACCGTCATACCACTACTGATGATCATTCTCTCCATCGCGGTCACGATGCCGAGTTTCCAGGAGTATTACGCGGATCTGAAGACCTTTCTCATCGAGAACCTTCTGCCCGTACAGTCCGAACAGATCTCCCAGTATATCGACGAGTTTCTCAGTAACGCCGTCAAGCTCAGCGTCGTCGGTTCCGTGATGATCGTCGTCGCCTCCATGCTCTTTTTCGAGAACTACGAGTACATCGTCAACAAGGTCTTCCATACCAAGCGCCGTTCCATCTGGCAATCCGTCACGACCTACTGGACCCTGGTGACATTAAGCCCGATCGCCTTCGGTCTCTCCATCTACCTCTCGACCCGGGCCGCCGCCGTACTCGGCGAGTACGGGGCGACGGCATGGTTCAACCTGGTGAGCATCTTCCCCTACATCATCGTCTGGATGCTCTTCTTCATCATCTACAAGATCTCGCCCAACACCAACGTCGACACTAAGGCCGCCTTTATCACCTCCTTTATCATCGCCGCCGTCTGGACGCTGGCCAAGAACGGTTTCGTCTACTACATCTTCTACAACAAGACCTATTCGACCGTTTACGGCTCCTTCTCGATCGTCCTCTTCACCTTCATCTGGATCTACACCTCGTGGATCATCTTCGTCTACGGCCTCAAGCTATGCTACCTGATAGACCGCGCCTACAAATACCGCCGCGGCCAGAAAGGGCAGGAGCATTTTGACCGTCTTGGATGGAAGCGCAAGCAGGCTTAG
- a CDS encoding peptidoglycan DD-metalloendopeptidase family protein: protein MVRVFWLLLAPLVLLASSVETYKWSEGESYLMFLERLHLPQALYYDIDSDDQKLTEELRTGMPYQVMHDSNGTIEQVLIPVSDELQLHLYRKAGTFAFEAIPVIASTKQESITLSIENSPYYDILKATGSRSLAHAFVAGFKNSLNFRRDLRKGDRLVMVYTQKYRLGSPFGMPELKVGMIEMRGKRHSVYLNSDERYYDEKGRQVEGFLLSRPVRNGRVSSGFTLRRYHPILKRYRAHLGVDYAAPRGTPIVAAGSGTVIFAGRTRGYGKLIKIRHSDGYVTLYAHQKAFRRGIHSGMRVKQGQVIGYVGSTGLSTGPHLHFGLYKNGRAINPARVVQVTTKQLGGKALKAFKGRMASLDTQVEEVLAHPTEAVKVETIDNACYIDPESCRPLKGGKINETHQ from the coding sequence TTGGTTCGGGTCTTTTGGCTGCTTTTGGCGCCCCTGGTGTTGTTGGCGTCGTCGGTGGAAACGTACAAATGGAGCGAGGGTGAGAGCTATCTGATGTTCTTGGAGCGCCTCCATCTTCCGCAGGCGCTTTATTACGATATCGACAGCGACGATCAGAAGCTGACGGAGGAACTTCGCACCGGCATGCCCTATCAGGTGATGCATGATAGCAATGGCACGATCGAACAGGTGCTCATCCCCGTCTCCGACGAACTGCAGCTGCATCTCTACCGCAAAGCGGGCACCTTTGCCTTCGAAGCGATCCCGGTGATTGCGTCGACCAAGCAGGAGTCGATCACGCTCTCCATCGAAAACTCCCCTTATTACGACATACTCAAAGCGACAGGCTCCCGCTCATTGGCGCATGCCTTCGTTGCGGGCTTCAAAAACTCCCTGAACTTCCGCCGGGATCTGCGCAAAGGGGACCGGCTGGTGATGGTCTATACGCAGAAGTACCGCCTCGGAAGCCCCTTCGGCATGCCGGAGCTGAAGGTCGGTATGATCGAAATGCGGGGGAAACGGCACTCGGTCTACCTCAACAGCGATGAGCGCTATTATGATGAAAAAGGGCGCCAGGTAGAGGGATTCCTGCTCTCCAGACCCGTTCGAAACGGCCGGGTGAGTTCCGGGTTCACGCTGCGGCGCTACCATCCCATCCTCAAACGTTACCGCGCGCATCTCGGGGTGGACTATGCCGCCCCCCGTGGCACGCCGATCGTGGCCGCCGGCAGCGGTACGGTCATTTTTGCAGGACGCACCCGGGGGTATGGGAAGCTGATCAAGATCCGTCACAGCGACGGGTATGTGACGCTGTATGCCCACCAGAAGGCGTTCAGACGCGGCATTCATAGCGGCATGCGCGTCAAACAGGGGCAGGTGATCGGCTATGTGGGCAGTACGGGGCTTTCGACCGGACCGCACCTCCATTTTGGCCTCTATAAGAATGGCCGGGCGATCAATCCGGCACGGGTAGTCCAGGTGACAACGAAACAGCTCGGCGGTAAGGCACTTAAAGCCTTCAAAGGCCGGATGGCAAGTCTTGATACCCAGGTCGAGGAAGTACTTGCGCATCCGACGGAGGCCGTGAAAGTAGAGACGATCGATAACGCCTGCTATATCGATCCCGAAAGCTGCCGTCCGCTGAAAGGGGGGAAGATCAATGAAACACATCAGTGA
- a CDS encoding replicative DNA helicase yields MEEKLYNLAFEKAVLSSIIFEPSQFEELEAILKSEDFYLPAHQDIYGAIVTLSRRDEPIDEEFIRKELNTKKKFDENVMLEILSANPISNTAAYVKELKDKSLKRHLLTLTTEIKKVALEEEWPSSEVVDMVEKKLYEITQDSQTSDFKDAESVTIDTMRYIEEMKARGNSVLVGVDTGFAELNKMTTGFGKGDLVIVAARPAMGKTSFALNMVQNLLKKGKGVAFFSLEMPAEQLMLRLLSVDTSVPLQKLRVGDMNDEEWTRLGQAVERMQSSKLFVDDQGSVNINQLRSRLRKLKGQHPEIEMAVIDYLQIMSGTGTRDRHLEVSEMSRGLKMLARELEMPIVALSQLNRGLESRNDKRPMLSDIRESGSIEQDADIILFVYRDDVYLYKEEKEREKAAKAEGKEFTPTYVEKEEEEAEIIIGKQRNGPTGHVKLLFQKRLTRFIDMPTYNATEIVYENVDTSSAQMDVGTVSMPTI; encoded by the coding sequence ATGGAAGAGAAACTCTACAACCTCGCCTTTGAAAAGGCGGTGCTCAGTTCAATCATCTTCGAACCCTCCCAGTTCGAGGAGCTCGAAGCGATTCTGAAGTCCGAGGATTTCTACCTGCCGGCACACCAGGATATCTACGGTGCCATCGTCACCCTCTCCCGCCGTGACGAGCCGATCGACGAGGAGTTTATCCGCAAAGAACTCAACACGAAGAAAAAGTTCGACGAGAACGTGATGCTTGAGATCCTCTCGGCCAACCCGATCTCGAATACGGCGGCCTATGTCAAAGAGCTGAAGGACAAATCCCTCAAGCGCCATCTGCTGACCCTGACGACGGAGATCAAGAAGGTTGCGCTCGAAGAGGAGTGGCCCAGCAGCGAAGTCGTGGACATGGTCGAGAAAAAGCTCTACGAGATCACCCAGGATTCGCAGACAAGCGACTTCAAAGACGCCGAGTCGGTCACCATCGATACGATGCGCTACATCGAAGAGATGAAAGCGAGGGGCAACTCCGTGCTCGTCGGCGTCGATACTGGGTTCGCCGAACTTAACAAGATGACGACGGGCTTCGGCAAGGGGGACCTCGTCATCGTCGCAGCGCGTCCGGCGATGGGGAAGACCTCCTTTGCGCTCAATATGGTGCAGAACTTGCTCAAAAAGGGTAAAGGGGTCGCTTTCTTCTCCCTGGAGATGCCGGCAGAGCAGCTTATGCTGCGTCTGCTCTCCGTCGATACCTCCGTACCGCTGCAGAAACTGCGTGTCGGGGATATGAACGACGAGGAGTGGACAAGACTCGGCCAGGCGGTCGAGCGGATGCAGTCGAGTAAACTCTTCGTCGACGATCAGGGTTCGGTCAATATCAATCAGCTCCGCTCCCGCCTGCGCAAGCTCAAGGGGCAGCACCCCGAGATCGAGATGGCCGTCATCGACTACCTTCAGATCATGAGCGGCACGGGAACACGGGACCGCCACCTGGAAGTCAGCGAAATGTCCCGGGGGCTGAAGATGCTGGCGCGTGAGCTGGAGATGCCCATCGTCGCACTCTCCCAGCTCAACCGCGGCCTGGAGTCGCGCAACGATAAGCGCCCGATGCTCAGCGATATCCGCGAATCCGGCTCCATCGAACAGGATGCCGACATCATTCTCTTCGTCTACCGCGACGACGTCTACCTCTACAAAGAGGAGAAAGAGCGTGAAAAGGCGGCGAAGGCCGAGGGCAAGGAGTTTACGCCTACTTATGTCGAAAAAGAGGAAGAAGAGGCTGAGATCATCATCGGCAAGCAGCGTAACGGTCCGACGGGCCATGTCAAACTGCTCTTCCAGAAGCGGCTGACCCGTTTTATCGACATGCCGACCTATAACGCGACGGAGATCGTCTACGAGAATGTCGATACGTCGAGCGCTCAGATGGACGTCGGCACGGTTTCGATGCCGACGATCTGA
- a CDS encoding plasminogen-binding N-terminal domain-containing protein — translation MIKVFYILPLFLGFLHAGALHLSLESVSAENETGTIKTARVEPGVSGFVVRHFTPKHSAIIANAVAEQYDDAAGILTVAFSEYSGLQQNSLPRGEWQPHAGDELILAFAYTRGVLIAPTRATYFKLTEQLGSVDWMHPDTLATYLSYRGHPTPLKEDLAGFCTVATTGLLFLYLDDTLFTLDCQSLSLLQMTEAGLSYDKPQLPFYTRVEEIDANWFGSGSGRLDAYEPHYLELLVENNPHSQKLYDFIQSHPSADKQLLDEFDLKGQP, via the coding sequence GTGATAAAAGTCTTCTATATTCTTCCGTTATTTTTAGGGTTTCTTCATGCCGGCGCACTGCACCTCTCCCTCGAAAGCGTCTCCGCCGAGAACGAGACCGGTACGATCAAGACGGCGCGCGTCGAACCGGGTGTCAGCGGTTTTGTCGTCCGCCACTTCACACCGAAGCACAGTGCGATCATCGCCAATGCCGTCGCTGAGCAGTATGACGATGCGGCCGGCATTCTCACCGTCGCTTTTTCCGAATACAGCGGTCTGCAGCAAAACTCCCTGCCCCGCGGCGAGTGGCAGCCCCATGCGGGGGACGAGCTCATCCTCGCCTTCGCCTACACCCGCGGCGTACTGATCGCCCCGACGCGTGCCACCTACTTCAAGTTGACGGAACAGCTCGGCAGTGTCGACTGGATGCATCCCGATACTCTGGCGACCTACCTCTCTTACCGGGGACATCCGACGCCGCTCAAGGAAGACCTGGCCGGCTTCTGCACCGTCGCCACGACGGGCCTGCTCTTTCTCTACCTGGATGACACCCTCTTCACCCTGGACTGCCAGAGCCTGAGCCTGCTGCAGATGACCGAGGCGGGGCTTAGCTACGACAAGCCGCAGCTCCCTTTCTACACCCGGGTCGAAGAGATCGATGCCAACTGGTTCGGCAGCGGCAGCGGCAGGCTCGATGCCTATGAACCCCACTACCTCGAACTGCTCGTTGAAAACAACCCGCACTCGCAGAAACTATACGACTTTATTCAGTCACATCCAAGCGCCGATAAGCAATTATTAGACGAATTTGACCTGAAGGGCCAGCCATGA
- a CDS encoding FAD-linked oxidase C-terminal domain-containing protein has translation MIDPKHLQHFAAVVGDDNIYSDKAHLLAYSYDATRERFEPDAVLFPRHEQDVSDILRYCDEHGIVIVPRGAGSGFTGGALPSHGGIVLAFEKHMNKILEIDMQNMVAVVQPGVINMDLQRAVEEVGLFYPPDPASQDYSTIGGNVSENAGGMRAAKYGITKDYVMAIRAVLPNGDVVKAGKRTIKDVAGYNIAGILIASEGTLAVTTEVTLKLIAKPKMTKTAMGVFPSVTEAMEAVYKTMASGVTPVAMEFLDNLTIRAVEQTFSKGLPVDAGAILVTDVDGNLEPDLDFQLAQIEKVFRENGCSDFVIAKDKAEAADLWFARRNASQSLAVYGSKKLNEDVTVPRSALPGLLEKFYAIAEKYDINIPCFGHTGDGNVHTNVMVDGKDPEQVKIGYKAIEEVFQATIDMGGTLSGEHGIGLAKAPYMGMAFTDEEMNLFKAIKKAFDPNNILNPNKMGLD, from the coding sequence ATGATCGATCCCAAGCACCTGCAGCACTTTGCCGCCGTTGTCGGCGACGACAACATCTACAGCGACAAAGCGCATCTTCTCGCCTACTCTTACGATGCGACCCGCGAACGTTTCGAACCCGATGCCGTCCTCTTCCCGCGCCATGAGCAGGACGTCAGCGACATCCTGCGCTACTGCGACGAACACGGCATTGTCATCGTTCCACGCGGTGCGGGCAGCGGCTTCACCGGCGGGGCCCTTCCGAGCCACGGCGGGATCGTCCTCGCCTTTGAAAAACATATGAACAAGATCCTCGAGATCGACATGCAGAACATGGTCGCCGTCGTCCAGCCCGGGGTCATCAACATGGACCTGCAGCGCGCCGTCGAAGAGGTCGGACTCTTCTACCCGCCGGACCCGGCCAGCCAGGACTATTCCACCATCGGCGGCAACGTCTCTGAGAACGCCGGCGGCATGCGCGCGGCCAAATACGGCATCACCAAGGACTATGTCATGGCCATCCGTGCCGTACTGCCCAACGGCGACGTCGTCAAGGCGGGCAAACGAACCATCAAGGATGTCGCAGGCTACAATATCGCCGGGATCCTGATCGCCTCGGAGGGGACCCTCGCCGTCACGACGGAAGTGACCCTCAAGCTGATCGCCAAACCGAAAATGACGAAGACGGCGATGGGGGTTTTTCCCTCCGTCACCGAAGCGATGGAAGCGGTCTACAAAACGATGGCCTCGGGCGTCACGCCGGTGGCGATGGAGTTCCTCGACAACCTCACCATCCGTGCCGTCGAACAGACCTTCAGCAAAGGGCTGCCCGTCGACGCCGGCGCCATCCTCGTCACCGATGTCGACGGCAATCTCGAACCCGACCTGGATTTCCAGCTCGCCCAGATCGAAAAGGTTTTCCGCGAGAACGGCTGTTCGGACTTCGTCATTGCCAAGGACAAGGCCGAAGCGGCAGACCTCTGGTTTGCGCGCCGCAACGCCAGCCAGTCCCTCGCCGTCTACGGCAGTAAGAAACTCAACGAGGACGTCACCGTCCCCCGTTCCGCCCTGCCGGGACTGCTCGAGAAATTCTACGCCATCGCCGAGAAATACGACATCAACATCCCCTGCTTCGGCCACACGGGCGACGGCAACGTCCACACCAACGTCATGGTCGACGGCAAGGACCCCGAACAGGTCAAAATCGGCTACAAAGCAATCGAGGAGGTTTTCCAGGCCACCATCGATATGGGCGGGACGCTGAGCGGCGAACACGGCATCGGCCTGGCGAAGGCCCCCTACATGGGCATGGCCTTCACCGACGAGGAGATGAATCTCTTCAAGGCGATCAAAAAAGCCTTCGACCCCAACAATATCCTCAACCCGAACAAAATGGGGCTCGACTAA
- a CDS encoding ComEC/Rec2 family competence protein: MTVVFLLSLGGEYRAYKRLTRYDDAVISATVEQQYEKRKAERTYQVLKLRSEAGASFYMTAPAALRNLQGYGVRVWLRTDRLDFRHYLSGFFAHGAVDAVMPQRQWKFRAGEWFAAQHDEGRSGALFAALFTATPLPPALRTSLGQLGISHLLAISGFHLGLLSVLLFTLLRFPYRALQSRWFPWRNAHRDLFAVTAIILLGYALFLQLPPSVLRAFAMMLIGFFLYDRGLRLLSFQSLMIAAVLLIALWPRLLFSVGFWLSVAGVYYIFLFLHTFADRGKIFTFVGMHVWVYLMMLPIALAIFGTFSTLHPLSVLWTMLFIPFYPLALLLHAVGAGGVLDAPIVWILGLPVSAVRVETGWWLLISWGVLSLLALPSKTVKMLLPFLAAAVFVGAVYQVA, from the coding sequence GTGACCGTTGTATTTCTTCTCTCCCTGGGCGGGGAGTATCGCGCCTATAAGCGACTGACCCGTTATGACGATGCGGTGATCTCTGCGACCGTCGAGCAGCAGTATGAAAAACGCAAGGCGGAGCGGACCTACCAGGTGCTGAAGCTGCGCAGCGAGGCGGGTGCCTCCTTTTATATGACGGCCCCGGCGGCCCTGCGGAACCTGCAGGGGTATGGGGTACGGGTCTGGCTGCGAACGGACCGGTTGGATTTCAGGCACTATCTCAGCGGCTTTTTCGCCCATGGCGCTGTCGATGCCGTCATGCCGCAACGGCAATGGAAGTTTCGGGCGGGGGAGTGGTTCGCCGCTCAGCATGACGAGGGACGAAGCGGAGCGCTTTTTGCCGCGCTTTTTACGGCAACGCCGTTGCCGCCCGCGTTGCGAACGTCGCTGGGGCAGCTGGGTATCAGCCACCTGCTTGCGATCAGTGGTTTTCACCTGGGATTGCTCAGCGTGCTTCTTTTTACACTGCTCCGTTTTCCCTACCGGGCCCTGCAGTCGCGCTGGTTTCCCTGGCGCAACGCGCACAGGGATCTGTTCGCTGTCACGGCCATCATACTGTTGGGCTATGCCCTCTTTTTGCAGCTGCCGCCCTCCGTGTTACGTGCCTTCGCGATGATGCTCATCGGTTTTTTTCTTTATGACCGCGGCCTCCGGCTGCTCTCGTTCCAATCCCTGATGATCGCCGCCGTACTTTTGATCGCCCTCTGGCCGCGGCTGCTTTTTTCCGTCGGGTTCTGGCTCTCCGTGGCGGGGGTTTACTACATTTTTCTTTTTTTGCACACTTTCGCCGACCGGGGCAAAATATTCACCTTCGTCGGGATGCACGTGTGGGTCTACCTCATGATGCTGCCGATCGCGCTGGCAATTTTCGGCACCTTCTCGACCCTGCATCCGCTCTCCGTCCTCTGGACAATGCTCTTTATACCCTTCTATCCGTTGGCACTGCTGCTGCACGCAGTCGGTGCGGGAGGTGTTCTTGATGCACCGATCGTCTGGATTCTCGGACTGCCCGTGTCCGCGGTCAGGGTAGAGACAGGGTGGTGGCTGCTGATCTCCTGGGGCGTTCTAAGCCTGCTTGCGCTTCCATCCAAGACGGTCAAAATGCTCCTGCCCTTTCTGGCCGCGGCGGTATTTGTAGGCGCGGTCTATCAGGTAGCATAG